From bacterium:
TAATCGTCAAAACCCCCGTTGAAACCCGCCAGAGATTGAAGATGAAGGATTCCTTTATTACGACCATTTTGGAAGATGGTAAGGTATTATATGACAAAGCCCGACATTTCAGAGTGGGTCGCTAAGGCGGAAGGCGATTTCACCACAGCCCTGCGGGAAAATAGGGCACGTAAAGCCCCTAACTACGATGCCGCCTGTTTTCATGCCCAGCAATGTGTTGAGAAATATCTGAAGGCCCTTCTTCAAAAACGTCAGGTTCCATTCGCAAAGACGCACGATTTGGGCATCCTGCTAGATGCATGTGTGGCACACTCCCCGCTTTTGGAAGGGTGGCGTGATCAATTTGAGATGCTCTCGCAATATGCTGTTCTGTTCCGCTATCCTGGCGAATCTGCGGAACGGGATGATGCAATAAAAGCTGTATCCGCAATGAAATCCTTTCGGGCTGAAATGCGGGGCGTTTTAGGTTTGGACTGATGGTCACCTCAATCCTCTCCCTTTGAAGCTCAATGCTGGTCTATCTGCCGGGCAGGAGACCGTCATGCGTGTGCTGCGCCAGCGTGCAATTCCAACCCTAGGGCACCCATCACTTTGAGAATCGTATCGAAGCCGGGGCTACGGTCACCAGATAATGCTTTATACAAGCTTTCGCGTGAAAGGCCGGTATCCCGGGCCACCTGTGTCATACCCTTGGCACGCGCAATGTCGCCGAGTGCTTTGGCAATAAATGCCGCATCGCCATTGGCCTCTTCCAGGCTGGCTTCAAGATAAGCGGCCATTTCTTCGGGAGTCCGGAGGTGTTCGGCCACGTCATAGCGGCTGGTTTTTGTTTTACTCATATTCTCTCCTACAGGTTCCGTGCGAGATGTAGTGCGGTCTTAATAACAGAGGTTTGAGTTCGTTTGTCACCACCGGCCAGAAGAATAAACAAATTCTGGCCCTGTCGAATAAAGTACACTCTATACCCTGGGGCGTAATGGACCCGTAATTCTGAAACTCCTTCGCCAACTGGTTTGACATCACCAGCGTTTCCAGTAGCAAGCCACTCGATTCTTATCTGAACGCGAGCTCTACCTCGAATGTCGCGCAGGTCGTCCAGCCAACGGGTGAAGACTTCTGTTTTCCGTATTTCGACTCTGTTCATAATAGTAGCCTTGGGGATACACTTCGTCAACTCTGGTATTTCAACTGCACATAACCAAAAGAGGTTTTGACAGAGCAAAACCCTCCATTGAAAAAATGGAAGGCGCCGCTCTGTCGGCGCCACAGGTCGCGAAGCGGATCATTCCTCTCCTTCAGTAAGTTGGATTGGTTTTTCCTTGGTATAAACCCAGATGGCGAAGCGGGTGATGATTAAAACTCCGTAAAACACCAGAGCGGCCCAAAGAGGCACGGGCGGGGCTTTCATGAATCCATGCGGGATGGCGGCAAACCATCTGGCGGATTCGGTCATCAGGACGATCAAGGCCAGATTGGCATGATTGAATAGGTCGGCAAAGAACAGCGTACAGGATCCTAGCGTGAGCGACAGTACGCCGGTGATGATGACTGAGCGAAGAGAGTGGAACAACAAGCAGGTTGGCGGGGAGGCCGATGGGGGAGAAGTTGCCAAAGAAGAGGATGGTGAGCGGCATGGTCACCAGCCAGGCGGCGAGTGAGACGGACAGTAACTCGCTGAAGCCGTGCCACAAGGAGCGGAGCCATTCCTGCCATCTGGGATCGGGTTCGAGTTTTAGGGGATCATGAGCAAAACAGCTGCGAAGCAGTCCTGAGAAAACCGGGCAGAATAACACCAACCCTAGAACGGCGATGTAAGAGAGCATGAAGCCAATGTTGATCAGGTCACCGGGTGAGATGGCCAGAATCACAATGGCAGAGGCCGCCAGGGTAGTGAAAATGTCAGGCTTGCGTCCAAGCAAAGGGCCCATCCAGAAGATAATCCCCATGATGCAGGCCCTGACGGCACTGGGCTGCATTCCGGTCATGGCGGTATAGAGGATCAGGAGAGGCCCCAGAAAGAGCACCCAGCGGGTCCGAGGCAGACCACAGGCGGAGAGGATGAAGACCAAAGTGCCTAAAATGATGACCACGTGGATGCTTATTATAAGCTCTATAACACATGGAATGTGAATAGCGGTATTATAAACATTGGGTGCAATGAAGGTGGGGATAGGTTGGGGTGGGAATGAATAAAGATGACTGCGCGGTCATTTATGAGAGTGGCAAAAGTTTGGGTAATGGCTAAATGCAAACTCAGTTTGGATTATGGGGCGTGGATGAGATAGGGGTAAATTTAAGGAGGGGTTGTTTCTCCGGTTGGATTCAAACTGCGGTTTAAGCTCCGGCAGGCATCAGTGAATATGGGAGATGAATGATAAGACAATCCAAAAGCACGAAGCGTCAACTCTCAATTACAAGGAAATGGATATGGTTCTTCATCAACTATGGGACGATGGGTATCAATAATTAATTCTGCAAAAATGAGTATCAGGGATTCCCTGATTGAGAAATCAGGTTTTAGCTGATTTCCAAGCCAGAATTATAGCTGTATCTTGAAACGCTTTTGTCGAGTCAACCACAAGAGATAGGCTAATATGAAAAGTAGTAACAGAATTTGGAAGTGGGTTAGTTTGATATTCGTGGCCTTCAACTCAAGTTTTCTTTATGCGGAGACCGTAACCCCCGCGAGCTATACTGATCCGGTAAATACACTTTGGATCAAGATGCACGATGCGGGCATGATTAACGATGTGGAACTTCAATCGGCGCTAACGACTGGTCGCTTGCCTGGTGGTAGCACGGTTCAAAATTCTCCTATACCAAAAGAAAACCAGTCGTCGCTGACGAAGCTTTGTGATCAGAAAGTCATCACAGCTCAGGAATTAGCGTACCTTCTTTTTAAAGGCCAGATTCCTGAAATGACGGCCGATGAAACTAAAGCGTTTCAAGATTTGGCAAAAGTTTATCAACCGGATCGTAAGAAACGTCTGACCTACTTTATCCGTCGATCGCATGAGAAAGTGGGATTAATCCGTCTAAATAAGCGATCTACTATAGAATGTAAAAAGGATCATGACGAAGCGGTTGCCCGTGCCACAAAAGAGGGGTTGGAAATTCGCGGAAAATCAAAAGACGGCCGAGTATATGAATTACACCGCTATGATCATGATATGCCTTTATATAACATTACGTTCAATAGGATATCAGCGCAAACTATCGCCACAGATAAGGCACGTCCGGGTGGAAGTAGCCCTTTTGAACTGACCGGCACCAATGTAATTGTTGCAATGTGGGATGGTGGATTGGTATTGACAACGCATCAAGAGTTCGACTCCGCCAGAGTTGCCGATATGGATAATGGCATTATTATTGACCATTCGACAATGGTTGCAGGAACTATGTCGGCAAAGGGAGTCGACACCAACGCTCAGGGAATGGCTTATTCCGCCAAGGTTTATTCATTTGACTGGAATTTCATTATTCCAGAAATGAGCGGATTGGTCGTAAGTAATCCCAATGTTCAAATTTCCAATCATTCTTATGGTTTTGTGGCTGGGTGGGACAATGCGAATTGGTTCTATTATGTTCCTCGGTGGTGGGGAGACTCCCGGTTGAGTGAGGAAGAAGACAATCACTTTGGTTGGTATAATGCAGATTCCAAACAGATGGATGATTTCTGCTATACAGCCCCTTATCATCTACCGGTTTTTGCTGCCGGAAATGACAGGGCAGAAGTTCATCAAGGTGGTTTATTGGGAATGCTGTATCCGACGCATGGTGTTTGTGATTATTCGAATGGGTACTGGCATAATTCTAGTACGGAGCGTCCGCCAGATGGTGGAACTAATGGATATGATTGCCTCACTTCCAGAGGTGTTCCTAAGAATATTATAACGGTTGGCGCGGTTGTGGACATTCCTGGAGGTGAGACGAATTCAAGCCAAGTTAGTCTTGATTGGTACAGCGGTATAGGACCGACAGATGACGGACGTATTAAGCCGGATTTGGTGGCTAACGGTCAAGCATTGCACACAACCTCGGCGGTGACTAATGATAGCTACGCCGATCCAAGCGGTACGAGTTTTTCATCTCCATCAGTGGCAGGTTCGTTAGCGCTTCTACAGGAATTGCATGAGCGTTTTTACGGAACAAACGCTCCTATGCTGGCCTCGACATTAAAGGGTCTGGCATTGCACACTGCGGATGATGCCGGGAATGTAGGGCCTGATTACCATAATGGGTGGGGGCTAATGAACACCGAGCGGGCGGCTTGGGTCATTACGAATAATGCCACATGGGATTCAATGCCGCACATCAAGGAAGTGAGTTTGGTTGATGGCTCCATGATTCAGTTTGGAACATTAGCTCAGACGGGCACCCCACTCGTAGTGACTATTTGTTGGACTGATCCAGCGGGGCCTGAACAACCATGGGCGCTAGATCCAACAAACCTGACTCTTGTTAACGATTTGGATTTGCGGGTGATTTCTCCTGATGGGACAATTACTAATTTCCCATGGTTACTTGACCCGCTTCAACCCAGTTTAATCGCGACGAATGGTGATAATTTCCGGGATAATGTTGAGCAGGTTTTAATTAACGAGCCGACCAATGGATGTTATACTGTCACAGTGATGCACAAAGGTAGTTTGAGCAATGGCGTGCAAGATGTCTCGATTATTGTCACGGGAAATACGCCGACGAATGCACCAGATTTTGCTATTACAACCATGGGGGCGCTTGGTGATAGTGAGAATCTTTCAGAAACGAATGGCTGGATTCAGTTGTCATGGCCTGGTGTTGTTGGTGCGTTGTACCAGATGGAGTCCTGCACAAATCTGATGGAAAGCGGGAGTTGGACAAATCATGATAGCATTGTCAGTGCCAATCTTGAATCGATGCAGTACACGGATACGAACGCATCACTTGATGTTGTGCGCTTCTACAGAGCCAAACGATTAAAATAATCCGTGAAAATTTTTGTAATAATAGTTTTTTTATTCCTGGTTTCGACCGGACGAATCATGGCCGACTCGGCCATTGTCTGGTCGGGGCAACAGGATATAAAAATGGGGCCAGGTGCTACTCCTGATTGGTTGCCGTCATTAGCGTGGTTACTTCTGGATATGAATGGTGACGGCAGCATGGATCTCCGCTTTGATTACGTGATGGATTTCACGGTTCAGTCTCAGAGTGGAAGTGCTGTTGCAGTCATACCCCAGCCCCCGTATTCAATATTAGATGCCGCTCCTGTTGATGCTGGCTCGATAATCGCATCAGGTAGCACATGGGGATCAGGCGCTTATCCTCTTGTGGATTGGGAGTCTATTCCTGGTGTGGGATTGATGGGTGCAGGTAGTTGGGCGTTTGTCTCAAATGGCTATATGGGTGTGAGTTTTACTGCGGCTGACGGTATTCATTATGGTTGGGTGCAAGTATCTTCTTATAACACAATGGGTGCTCATATTAATAGCTGGGCTTATGAGAGTCAGCCGGGTGTTGGTATTGCGGCGGGTGTAGTTCCAGAGCCCTCCACGATT
This genomic window contains:
- a CDS encoding HEPN domain-containing protein; translated protein: MTKPDISEWVAKAEGDFTTALRENRARKAPNYDAACFHAQQCVEKYLKALLQKRQVPFAKTHDLGILLDACVAHSPLLEGWRDQFEMLSQYAVLFRYPGESAERDDAIKAVSAMKSFRAEMRGVLGLD
- a CDS encoding ComEC/Rec2 family competence protein; the protein is MVIILGTLVFILSACGLPRTRWVLFLGPLLILYTAMTGMQPSAVRACIMGIIFWMGPLLGRKPDIFTTLAASAIVILAISPGDLINIGFMLSYIAVLGLVLFCPVFSGLLRSCFAHDPLKLEPDPRWQEWLRSLWHGFSELLSVSLAAWLVTMPLTILFFGNFSPIGLPANLLVVPLSSLSHHHRRTVAHARILYAVLCRPIQSCQSGLDRPDDRIRQMVCRHPAWIHESPARASLGRSGVLRSFNHHPLRHLGLYQGKTNPTY
- a CDS encoding PEP-CTERM sorting domain-containing protein (PEP-CTERM proteins occur, often in large numbers, in the proteomes of bacteria that also encode an exosortase, a predicted intramembrane cysteine proteinase. The presence of a PEP-CTERM domain at a protein's C-terminus predicts cleavage within the sorting domain, followed by covalent anchoring to some some component of the (usually Gram-negative) cell surface. Many PEP-CTERM proteins exhibit an unusual sequence composition that includes large numbers of potential glycosylation sites. Expression of one such protein has been shown restore the ability of a bacterium to form floc, a type of biofilm.): MKIFVIIVFLFLVSTGRIMADSAIVWSGQQDIKMGPGATPDWLPSLAWLLLDMNGDGSMDLRFDYVMDFTVQSQSGSAVAVIPQPPYSILDAAPVDAGSIIASGSTWGSGAYPLVDWESIPGVGLMGAGSWAFVSNGYMGVSFTAADGIHYGWVQVSSYNTMGAHINSWAYESQPGVGIAAGVVPEPSTISLFIIGGLSVIISVWRRMILARRDS
- a CDS encoding type II toxin-antitoxin system RelE/ParE family toxin, with amino-acid sequence MNRVEIRKTEVFTRWLDDLRDIRGRARVQIRIEWLATGNAGDVKPVGEGVSELRVHYAPGYRVYFIRQGQNLFILLAGGDKRTQTSVIKTALHLARNL
- a CDS encoding addiction module antidote protein; translated protein: MSKTKTSRYDVAEHLRTPEEMAAYLEASLEEANGDAAFIAKALGDIARAKGMTQVARDTGLSRESLYKALSGDRSPGFDTILKVMGALGLELHAGAAHA
- a CDS encoding S8 family serine peptidase → MKSSNRIWKWVSLIFVAFNSSFLYAETVTPASYTDPVNTLWIKMHDAGMINDVELQSALTTGRLPGGSTVQNSPIPKENQSSLTKLCDQKVITAQELAYLLFKGQIPEMTADETKAFQDLAKVYQPDRKKRLTYFIRRSHEKVGLIRLNKRSTIECKKDHDEAVARATKEGLEIRGKSKDGRVYELHRYDHDMPLYNITFNRISAQTIATDKARPGGSSPFELTGTNVIVAMWDGGLVLTTHQEFDSARVADMDNGIIIDHSTMVAGTMSAKGVDTNAQGMAYSAKVYSFDWNFIIPEMSGLVVSNPNVQISNHSYGFVAGWDNANWFYYVPRWWGDSRLSEEEDNHFGWYNADSKQMDDFCYTAPYHLPVFAAGNDRAEVHQGGLLGMLYPTHGVCDYSNGYWHNSSTERPPDGGTNGYDCLTSRGVPKNIITVGAVVDIPGGETNSSQVSLDWYSGIGPTDDGRIKPDLVANGQALHTTSAVTNDSYADPSGTSFSSPSVAGSLALLQELHERFYGTNAPMLASTLKGLALHTADDAGNVGPDYHNGWGLMNTERAAWVITNNATWDSMPHIKEVSLVDGSMIQFGTLAQTGTPLVVTICWTDPAGPEQPWALDPTNLTLVNDLDLRVISPDGTITNFPWLLDPLQPSLIATNGDNFRDNVEQVLINEPTNGCYTVTVMHKGSLSNGVQDVSIIVTGNTPTNAPDFAITTMGALGDSENLSETNGWIQLSWPGVVGALYQMESCTNLMESGSWTNHDSIVSANLESMQYTDTNASLDVVRFYRAKRLK